The Actinomycetota bacterium DNA segment ATATCAATGTGCGCTAATCTCGCAACGGGGATATTGTCGTAGTGACAAGGAGGCGAGGTTGACCGGTCCATGCGACGACGGCCATGAGGTCCTGTCGCCGTTTTGCCCGAAGTACCAGCGGGCGCTTGAGATCGTGGGACGCAGGTGGACCGGGGTCATCCTGCGGTTTTTGCTGTCCGGCGCCTCCCGGTTCAACTCCATCGCACAGGGCATCCCCGGGCTAACGGATCGCCTGCTGTCGGAGCGGCTGAAGGAGCTGGAGGCCGAAGGGCTCGTCGTTCGGTCCGTCACTCCGGAGACGCCGGTACGGATCGAGTACCACCTGACCCCCAAGGGCCGGGCACTGGAATCGGTGATTCGCGCGACGGCGAAGTGGGCCGAGGACTGGTCGGAGCCGTCCCGCCGCAAGCAGACTCGGGGAACGACAGGAGGCAAGCGTTGAAGCTGGAGGGCATCCACCACGT contains these protein-coding regions:
- a CDS encoding helix-turn-helix domain-containing protein encodes the protein MTGPCDDGHEVLSPFCPKYQRALEIVGRRWTGVILRFLLSGASRFNSIAQGIPGLTDRLLSERLKELEAEGLVVRSVTPETPVRIEYHLTPKGRALESVIRATAKWAEDWSEPSRRKQTRGTTGGKR